In a single window of the Pseudomonas oryzihabitans genome:
- a CDS encoding head-tail connector protein has translation MSIQPTDLVSIERMREHLVIDSDDDSEDSLILLYASAALGWCLWFCDEPAWTVPAQVPAQVAIAMLLVLTDFYEHRSSQAEIQLYENKAAKAMLFSCRNWYGGPLPVEGSNGTGTA, from the coding sequence ATGAGCATCCAGCCCACGGACCTTGTGTCGATCGAGCGGATGCGCGAGCACCTGGTCATCGACAGCGATGACGACAGCGAGGACTCCCTGATCCTGCTGTACGCATCGGCGGCCTTGGGCTGGTGCCTGTGGTTCTGTGATGAACCGGCCTGGACCGTGCCCGCTCAGGTGCCGGCCCAGGTCGCTATCGCCATGCTGCTAGTGCTCACCGACTTCTATGAGCACCGGTCCAGCCAGGCAGAGATTCAGCTCTACGAGAACAAGGCGGCCAAGGCCATGCTCTTTAGCTGCCGTAATTGGTACGGCGGCCCGCTGCCGGTGGAGGGTAGCAATGGAACCGGGACGGCTTAG
- a CDS encoding HK97-gp10 family putative phage morphogenesis protein, with amino-acid sequence MITFTLKGVDDAIERLTQLPDKVQRSSVRRAARAAMKIVRDEAVDRANQQDDPETPMNIADFIVIREGTIKGRREGGIVMRVGVMGGARYDKKSPNPTYWRFVELGTERSRARPFMRPALDNNVPDVIQTFIDVLDDELNKELV; translated from the coding sequence ATGATCACCTTCACCCTCAAGGGCGTGGACGATGCCATCGAACGCCTGACCCAGCTGCCGGATAAGGTCCAGCGCTCTTCGGTGCGCCGGGCAGCGCGGGCGGCGATGAAGATCGTCCGTGACGAGGCGGTCGACCGGGCAAACCAGCAGGATGACCCGGAAACGCCGATGAACATCGCCGACTTCATCGTGATCCGCGAGGGCACGATCAAGGGGCGGCGCGAGGGTGGCATCGTCATGCGCGTCGGCGTCATGGGCGGCGCCCGCTACGACAAGAAATCACCGAACCCGACCTACTGGCGCTTCGTCGAGCTGGGTACCGAGCGCTCCAGGGCCCGGCCATTCATGCGGCCGGCTCTGGATAACAATGTGCCGGACGTCATCCAGACCTTCATCGACGTGCTCGACGACGAGCTGAACAAGGAGCTGGTCTGA
- a CDS encoding phage head closure protein — MEPGRLRHRINLQKPGRVQDPDTGEMITGWTNLTAKPIRGSVEPVSGREFIAGQATQNEVTTRIVIRYRAGVTAAMRAVHRGVTYNIEAVLPDKKSGREYLTLMVSGGLDEG, encoded by the coding sequence ATGGAACCGGGACGGCTTAGGCATCGCATCAACCTGCAGAAGCCGGGCAGGGTGCAGGACCCTGATACCGGGGAGATGATCACCGGCTGGACGAACCTGACGGCCAAGCCGATCCGGGGCTCCGTCGAACCGGTGAGCGGCCGCGAATTTATCGCCGGCCAGGCCACCCAGAACGAGGTGACGACCCGGATCGTCATCCGGTACCGCGCCGGCGTCACCGCTGCCATGCGCGCTGTGCACCGCGGCGTCACCTACAACATCGAGGCCGTCCTACCGGACAAGAAATCCGGGCGGGAGTACCTCACCCTGATGGTTTCCGGCGGACTCGACGAGGGCTGA
- the gp17 gene encoding tail completion protein gp17, with product MFPPLFKAAAASAEVKALLGSDPVRVYPFGEAEEGTALPYAAWQVISGSPENYLSGRPDVDGFRTQVDVYGTTAASTRAAATALRAALEGVAYLVAYNGENRDRDTKNYRVSFDIEWTVLR from the coding sequence ATGTTTCCCCCTCTGTTCAAGGCTGCGGCGGCATCCGCCGAGGTGAAGGCGCTGCTGGGCAGTGATCCTGTTCGGGTCTATCCCTTCGGCGAGGCCGAGGAAGGCACCGCGCTGCCGTATGCCGCCTGGCAGGTCATCAGCGGCAGCCCCGAGAACTACCTGTCCGGCAGGCCGGACGTGGATGGATTCCGAACCCAGGTGGACGTCTACGGCACCACCGCGGCCAGTACCCGGGCCGCTGCTACCGCTCTGCGCGCCGCGCTGGAAGGTGTGGCCTACCTGGTGGCCTACAACGGCGAGAACCGCGACCGCGACACCAAGAATTACCGGGTCAGCTTCGACATCGAGTGGACTGTGCTCCGCTGA